Proteins co-encoded in one Gossypium arboreum isolate Shixiya-1 chromosome 11, ASM2569848v2, whole genome shotgun sequence genomic window:
- the LOC108485843 gene encoding uncharacterized protein LOC108485843, which yields MGRKLDALLGRNFKASKFKTLAKLAISRIGILKNQHQVRCTHARSDVIELLNLGQHEQALLRVEHLIREQNMVDAFTIMETYCNLLIERVMLIQKNKECPDELKEAASTLMFASSRCGEFPELLHIRGVFSSTFGKEFVVRAIELRNNCSVNPKVIQKLSKLRPSLESKLKLLQEIATKKGITLHLEEMAVEVRNLTESANDLPVGKDMDESLSESMKARKKYRDVADAAQEAFVSAAYAAAAARAAVELSRIEPQDFDSPNNAMARSEDLELNEIEETRQSLCRERTVSRSSSDSDADLSGEESDGEKAKQEPHTQPHELSYEITQSDEVNEDESKLGYQSSKLKNTESFEEHLNSRMDKKWVSMRTRRD from the exons ATGGGGAGGAAATTGGATGCTTTGCTTGGAAGAAACTTCAAGGCTTCCAAGTTTAAAACTCTGGCCAAGCTTGCTATTTCTCGGATCGGTATCTTGAAGAACCAGCATCAAGTCCGGTGTACCCATGCCCGGTCCGATGTGATTGAACTCCTTAACCTCGGTCAACATGAACAAGCCCTTCTTCGTGTAGAGCATTTGATTAGAGAACAGAATATGGTGGATGCATTTACTATCATGGAAACCTACTGTAATTTGTTGATAGAGAGGGTCATGCTGATTCAAAAGAACAA GGAATGTCCTGATGAGCTTAAAGAGGCAGCATCGACCTTGATGTTTGCATCATCAAGGTGTGGTGAATTCCCTGAGCTTCTTCACATTCGTGGGGTTTTTTCATCGACTTTcgggaaagaatttgtggttcGTGCCATTGAATTACGCAACAATTGCAGTGTGAATCCCAAGGTGATACAAAAGCTTTCAAAACTGCGGCCAAGCTTAGAAAGCAAGTTAAAATTGCTCCAGGAGATTGCTACGAAAAAGGGTATCACCTTGCATTTGGAGGAGATGGCTGTAGAGGTGAGGAACTTAACTGAGTCGGCCAACGATTTGCCTGTAGGAAAAGACATGGATGAAAGCTTAAGTGAGTCAATGAAAGCAAGGAAAAAGTACAGAGATGTGGCAGATGCTGCTCAAGAGGCTTTCGTATCAGCAGCTTATGCAGCAGCAGCAGCACGAGCAGCTGTGGAGCTCTCAAGAATTGAACCCCAAGACTTTGATTCTCCAAATAATGCCATGGCCCGAAGCGAAGACCTGGAGCTGAACGAAATAGAAGAGACTAGACAAAGTTTATGCAGAGAAAGGACAGTTTCCAGATCAAGTTCAGATTCGGATGCAGACCTTTCAGGTGAGGAAAGTGATGGGGAGAAGGCAAAACAGGAGCCACACACACAGCCCCATGAGTTGAGCTATGAGATTACCCAAAGTGATGAAGTCAATGAGGATGAAAGCAAGTTGGGATATCAATCTTCAAAGCTGAAGAACACTGAAAGCTTTGAAGAGCATTTGAATTCACGTATGGACAAAAAATGGGTGTCGATGAGGACTAGAAGGGATTAG